The DNA window tcctcgtcattttaataaatttaagaaaaataaaatattaataagttattttccaacttattttcatgacataaccaaatactgaaaaatattttccaacttattttctaatatacattaccaaatatcataaaatactttcttgaaattaatttttccataattcacttttatttttcaaaaaaaaaaaaaagtgctttgCCAAATACACACAGGGTTTAAAGTAACAGCCTCGTGATGGCAGAAGCAACGACCGAGGTGTCATGCACTTCCTTGTTCAGATTGGCCAGGGGAGATTTGCCGTGGAAACCGTCTTCGCAAGAAGTGGCTTCAACGGCGGCATCATTTGTACCATCTTCTGCAAATTTAGGGTCGCCCTTCTGCAGCGCTTCAATGGCTTCCGGGATGTCGGCCGTTAAAATTGCATCGTAGCTGCTAGCACAAAACCTCAAAGGTCGCCTTAGTCCAGGGCTCCTTTTAAGCTCCTGGTTGATGAATCTCAGTGCTGTGCTTGCTTTAGCCCTCACTATATCGACCATGATGAGGGCTAGCCCCCGGACATCTGCGCCGGAGCTTTTAGGGACAGACTTAAGAGAAGCGACACAGAGGCTGTAGTATGGTGTCTGCTTGCATGTTTGTGCTATCAGATCATTGGCAGCAGACTGGACAGTAATGCACTGGCTTGCTAGCAGAAGGGTGGCGGTGAAGAgtgaaggagaaagaaagatgaaacTCAGGGACAGAGAATTCTTCATCTTCGCAGGATGCCGTGATGGTGACTGCTATTCTGCCAAGAAGACGCATGCTTTTATAGAGGAGTTTGGCTGCCTCTTCTCTTTTTccatctattatttattataccTTAGGTGTCTGGATTAAATGTTCCAGTTTCACATTCGTTTAATTCACGGCTGTCAATTGCATGCAAAGGTTTATTTAAGGCAAGAACTTAAATTTTGGCCGACTCTCTCGGATGGAAGAACAAATATAATTGGACTTTACCTCCTAGCAAGGCGATGTTATTAATTGTTACCATGTTTGAGCgagatttgcaaaaaaaaaattattattatttattaagatttagattttattgctttaaattaattttattatattattttggattgttttgatatattatcaCAACCAAGCATAtacctaaaaataatttaggaaGATCATGACAACATCACTCAAAAAAAGAGACACTTAAAGTTATTGATAAGAGACCAACTTGCCACAACTCTACATGATCATCGAATCATTCTTCCTTTAagacataaattttttaaaattaaattatgttaaatgGTAATGGCCTTCTCTTTAATGATTGAAATAGACAAGCCTTTTGATGAAGTAAGGcaatgttattattatgtttgagTAGAGATTTTTAGCctgtattttgttaaaattttatttttttttattttaaattaattcttttaatattttagatcataattgatattaataataaattttttaaaataaaaaatatattattttaataatttttttaaataaaaaacattttaaaaaataaccacaaaacACTTTCTATACAATTAAAACCAGCTAACCTGGCAGGATCACGACGACATCAATcaaaaaaagacaattaaagttattgataaaaaaaaaagcaacttgCGATAATGAAGATGATCCAATCATTCTtcctctaaaatataatttttttttaattgaattaaataaatggtAATGGCCTTCTCTTTATTGATTGAAACAGACAAGCATTTTGATGCAGCGATATGTGAGAGAAAGCAAGATAAAATGAATGAAAGCAAGAAAAACGATGTCGCTTGCTAACAACTGCAGCAGCAGTTATGGCGCCATGGCTCCATTTTACAATCTCTGGTTCTCTGTTCACAGAGCGCTATTCATTTCCACCATAGAGACGAAACTCTCAATTTGGAAAACGACATTCGGCtacaaatttcattttctccGGCGACGGTTAGAAACTGAAAGCTTTATTCAGTGTATAACGTAGATAGATACGTGGAAAAACGACCTTTATTCATATTTAAATAGAATTATAAATAACTGAATTGCAGAAAAATAGCAACGATTATCCCATGACTAACAATCTCTTAATCAACTGGgattctcataaaaaatagataaaaacaacTGATTTCCTAGTAACTAGGAATTTATTATGaaaacaaccaaataaaaactatctttattcatatttaaatagaattacaaataaatgaaattgcAGAAAAATAGCAACGACTATCCCATGACTAACAATATCTTAATCAACTGGGATTCTCATAAGAAATAGGTAAAAAACAACTGATTTTCTAATAACTAGGAATTTATTATGaaaacaaccaaataaaaaactctTAACAGTGACAGCCTCTTTGAATGTTTGAAATTATGCTAGTGTTTAGTaacgtgttttttaaaatttaaaaattaatttttagattattttagtattttaatattaaaagttagACTCTGCCGCGGCAAATGCAGTTTGCATTATTGATTACCagaatctatatttttatattttagattattttagtatttttttatatttgcattattgattatttttagattagaaGAGGGCTTCCGTCATCATAAATCGTCTTTGTTTTgtataaaagaagaggaaaaaatgtTGTCTGAAATAATTTTAAGCTATGGCACAAATCAAAGCTTACACCTCAGAGAGTTGCGGACGAGAAGAGGGCCTAATAAACTTCAACTAAGCCTCGAACAATCAATAGTTAAATACCCAGTCCACTTACTACAAGACCTGCTTCATGGCACAAAGCTCAGCAGCTAGCCCTACCGCCGTTGCATTCAAAACGTTGAACATATTACCGTCCGAGTTATATTTCTGATCAATTGCTCAATCCCTCACACATCAGATATCCCGGCAAATGACATGGAACAACTCAGAAACATTAAGTAATACTCTAAAAGGTgactaatatatttacttatatatatatatattattattatatattatattatataactgtttttttttttagtttttttaatgaattttttttttctatttaattataaacttttcatgacgcgaattccagttttacgggttaacctagtttaaagggttaaccaattaattcaaattttttttttttttattagttttttttcttcctgttgatttgttttttttaattaatctatttaattatcatacttttatgacatgatCTTATAGCCAGactcacatccaatattcttgggtctggTGTTGCAGCTAGgttcacttaaacttggatcatgcaagtttaatgttattattaatattataaatattacttttaggtcatgcattgcagccaaacccaagattcatAGGTATagctttacaaaaaaaactcaagatttttaaatttttgttttttatatattttttatgcaaagaaAATAACTCACAATATCGCGCGAGTCATGTAACTAGTCTTTAATAAATCTTGAGGTTATCActaccataaaaaaagaaattttctaaaatttccCAGAACTACCCCTACATCTGCATACCCATTACAAAGAACCAGAAAAACATTCCTATTAAACTCAACAACATGCCATCAAGACACCAAATAATCCTAGTTCCACAAAAGCCACAGACACACTCCTCGAACCTTCATATTCATCACTCCAAATAGAAGAACATAAGTGATTTAAGCTTATTATTGATGTAGATATTGAAAAGCTTAGCCTGGTTTCATCGTATATTTCTGGGCAACAACGAAGATTTAACCATATCAAGCACCAAATCCACTTGTTTTTCCAAATGAAAAGCCATGCTGGATGAACTTAAAAATGCAAGGAATTGTCAAAGTCTTCATAAAGGTCTTTGTAAATGCCCTTAGCAGCACCACagtggtaaaaaataaaacttcggGAGCACTACAAACTTAAGCACAGTATGTGGCAGATGAAAGTATTATGACACCAAAGAAACACATCTATCTTTTATCACATTTAACCACGAACCAGTGTTAATTTACAGACCAGAAAACAGAATTAAATGAAAACTCGTGTTTGCAACATAAGGCCTTCAGGTTCAACACGCCTGAGCTAAAACATGCatcaaacacaaatattgtttcaAGTCTCCagaataaaacaatcaaaagaagaTAATTGCAAGAAAGTAATTTCTTCAAAACCTGCCTTCTCCAGTCATTGCACCAAATCATCATAAACCGCCAAAAAATCCCATTTTTTTGCTAAACCTTCTACAGCAATGAAACACAATTTCATACATTATAGTTTATccgcaataataataataataataatcgattagatatatttaattaatagttaAAGCAGAACACGAGAAATACAAGTTGTGTTTCTTTCCCTCTCCACTCTCCAATGTTCAGAAGCTATAAAAAGCCAGGCCACGGTAAGCAGGTACAAGGAGGGACAGATTAGTTGATGTCGAAGTCGTCGAAATCGTCTTCGAAATAGTTGAAGAAATCGGCGTCGGCGAGCTTCTTTTCCGTGTTGATGACTCCCTCCCCGAGCATCTCCAGTGTGTCCACGTCATCTACGTCCATCGCCACAGTCGATCCTTGCTCCTCCATGTCTGCGAAGAAGTCTACCCGCATCGgtctcatctctctctctgttaCTGCTGGGAAGGGACTCACATCATTCACTGATCGATTTGGGGCTAACAAACAGACGAACAGAagggttttgtttattttttttattttagattaatggGAGATTAATGGGGATGGGCTGATacctaattaattttatggattttaaaattaataattatataaatttttaatgtttttaaaatttatataatttttagggagtaaatttataatccaactaattaaattatacctctcaaacttgatttttatatatataataaactagttatgctTATTGTGggttagtatttttatttttatataaaaagaatgtacatgcaaaaacaatttatatatctttgtagttttaaaaaattaaattcaataaaaaaatatatacatatatataatcaaataaattaaaaattatttgtgaaaagaaataaataaaaaatcattaatgatacTTAAAAATAGAACTTAAAAATTCGATAAATAGATacaaattaagatatttgatcttgAAAGATGTGATATTTAcctatttttgtttgttaaatttttttattaaaatattttttatttaaacaaataataataataataatataaatataaattgattgaataaaataaaaggaaaaaaaaaacaccacacaAGGCAAcacatataataaatattattcaaaaatatatattttttattttcataaataaagttcattcatataaaagataaaaaaaaaaaacataaataaattatccaaaaaaccaaaaagatgcAATCGGGTCAAAGGTTTATGTTGCAATgttcaaaattttgatttatgtaTGTTTATcactttttctattttcatcttcaattattgttaatgatttttttattttatttttcaacacacatgattctcaatttattagattatataaatagataaacttttcattttatatttataattttttatatacaaatacacataaaaaaaaattgcttatataatttattttattggaaaaacaatatttgacCCGCACTAGTTGGTTGGTTAAGTGTAACTCTAAAAAGTGTTTGAGAAATTTTTCATTGTACAGGAATCCTCTATTCATCTTTTCACTGTGGATAGAccatccaaatttttttttttttcaatttaatcctcaaatatttttttttttattgatttagttctaattaaagattaattgattttgattttatatgaaagaatgagattgaaagaaaaggaacaaaataaaaaagacatcaaaCATATGTGGTTTGTTGTAGGTTTTGCAAAAGAAATGCTTTggtcattgaattttaaaaatcatgtaaattatATAACTTTAGTGCCCTAATATGTtccaattaaattttgttataaaaaattatttttgttattttttagttcattgtTGAAATTGGAGTGAGAGAGGCTGTTGAATTCAagtggtaaagaaaaaaaagtatcattaacattgatttagacagccaaaataaacaatattggTGTCTAATGATTTCATTTGATGAGAGAGTTCATATTAGTGTTGTTTTACTTTTAAAGTTcgtgaaaaaacaaatcaaaactcgagttgatattttatttcgggttgattttgatttttttttttgagtttttttatatcgtTAATAGATTTATCAcaattcttaatgttttttacaagagtttatggtaaaaaaatgggtttttttgggtaaaaacaATTGAGCCTTGATTTTATGGCCATCATGTTGGTTGGAACTTGCATAAATTAGACTATACATTatctgattttttgttttaaaaaacatttaatgttgATGACATGTCATCCATTCCAgttgcaaacaaaaaaattaagtgtcTAGTTGCGTGAACTGTAAAAAAAGGCCAGACTAGACGGGCTAGCCGCTAGCCTAacctttactcttttttttctaattattttttatggttttttttttctctaattgtttttaatatatgtttaaattagtacaccttctctctttcattttgtttggaGAGCCTATTTCaaatgacaattatttttttagttacgTATTTAGATTGAAagagtttttcttatttatctatatattttttttaattttttgtatggatgaaatttatttttgaaaataataatttttatttttagataatatttcgaATATATGCAGCCTGgcatgttgtttttttccctctttaattttatttaatcaatttaatttgtatttctaTTTCCATTATTGCgtgcttaaataaaaaattatcctaataaacaaatttagcaaacacaacTAGGTAAGTATtccatcttttaaaattaaatatcttgatctactcATGTCACtcgatttttcaagttttatttttagatattgttaatgaatttttatttatttatttaattacatgtatgcataaaaaaaaacttattcaaactaaaatttttttaaattataaaaatatattgaaaaaaatctaattatataatttgttttataaaaaaataaaaatatttgatgcatGATGAAGCGTTGATCAGATAACTAGTTTCATGCTAAAGAGGGTTAAGAGTTCCTTATGTTTAGAAGAATGAAGATTTCATTgtaagaataacaaaaaaataaagttgcaataaattgatttttttatataataacctTACTAacatagatttatttatttatgtaccCCCAATTAAATGGGTTTTACAATCTAGTGCTTGCTTAGCTTAGAGATTGAGCTATGGTTATAATTATGGCCGTAATGGCATAAAAGTTATGGGTAATATAAAGAGAAAACCTAGAAAACTCTCGATTTTTCAAGATTAGCTTtttagttgaaaagaaaaaaaataatttcgtAGCGtttgattacaaaaaaataattctaaaactgTCTTAAagactctctttttttatgtttttatttaatttttttaattaaacaagtttttattcttaatatttatgTATCTTCTATCACAGGACGTAATCAAACAGTTCCAGAACAATTACTTGATAATATAGAGTTGTAAAACCTTTACATATAATCTTTCCTATCCCAATATCATTAGTAGAGCCATAGAGATAAAGAGGGTATTTGagagtttaataattaattttttataaatgttttttgtttgaaaatatattaaaataatatatattttttaatttttaaaatttattttgacatcaatacattaatatgattaaaaaaatataaaaaaattaatttgaattttttttaaaagtttttaataaaaaactagttaaaactCCATCTTAAACACCCCTAATCTTGTAACGGTGGGTGGATTCGATGATTAGTTGACTAGAAATCTAGTTtaggtaaaatttattttttaatggggtAAAACATTAAATCAATCAAACTCAGGTAATTTAGTGAGTTAACCTAGACATATCTAAATgagatccaaaaaaattaattttcgcCCAAAAGAATTGCTTCAAGGACCCAATAACCCAAATCCTTAACCAAGGCGCGAGCCCAACTGTTAATAATTTTGAAGCCGTTGATATGTTGTTTTtgacaatgtttttattttttatattttaaaaaaaattgaaaaaaattattttttttaaattaagaattttttaatgtgtttagacTAAAGACAACAATAGCAACAGGAGAGAGGAGAGACGACATCGTTTAACGCATTGGTTAAGTTTCGTTTATGTTTATGTAGGCAAAGAAAATGGAGATTTATTATATCTGATGGTGTGCGAGGGGATAAAGAGAACGTGGCAAATGGAGGGAGGACCTGTAGCGATTGGAAATGGAGTCCTTTGCTAGTGGGTGCGGCAGAGGTACTGGTCCTGTCTTGTTAACAACGAAACCCTGGTCTAACCCCTCCTCTCAAAAACCTCTCATCTCATTATGGAAATTGAAGAAACCCTATTTCTTCTTTTACTCTCATTGTTATAGCACCACTACCAGGTGTAGTAGCAATAATCGCTGGGACCCGAATGCTGAAACGCGAAGGTTCAATTTTAAGTTCAAGTTTCGAGACAAAAACGGTGATTCAGTACaagtagaagaagatgaaaagggTGGTTCTACGAGAAAGGGGAAGAAAAGGAAGCGGAGGTGGTGGTCGGACCAAGACGAAGAGCCTCCCGGTATCTTGGAGGAAGCTATTGACAGTTTGTGGGTTCTTCAGGTAATTCTTATCCTTAATTTGTAACTACCAAAATGTTTGTCTGTCTTTGTACGAGTAGTCATGTTAGCTGTACCAACGATTTTATTGGCTGACACCTACTACCTCGTCAGTTGCTAAATAATGTGACTACTAGTATCTAGGCAATCCTGATTTCTCAAACTCCAGTTCAATGTTAGTGACTAGCTTTTCCTCAGACAAGAAGACATCATCATGAAGTTAGTTCGAGGTTTTGCAACTTATGAATGGATTGTTGAGTCTGTACTCTGTAGTTGCGAAGTTTTGGAGATGAAAATTAATGTAATTCAACTATCAGAGTATTGACAGTAACGTAATTCTAATAGTTGAGCTCTTTGGTCAGTGCAGCTAGCCAAATCCTACGGTTGGATGTTTCCACCCATCGTCATAACTTCCCTGCTTGCTACTGGCCCGAAAGCCTTTCTCATGGTATTAGCACTGTCAGTTGGACAGTCAGCACTGACTTTTGCATTTCAGAAGTTACTAGGGAAGACTCAAAGCAAGCCGAAACGCAAGGTCCGAAAGAGGAGGAAAACAACTGGCAGCACCGTAAATGATGCTGATATTGGTGATGAAGAACAAGACAAGGAGGGAGCTGTAAAGGGAAGAATGGGGTATCGGTCTTGGGTTGTTGATGATAATGGTTCCTTTAATAAAGATAACCAAGATGCTCCCAACTTTGGTGGTTGGGATGAGTTTGATGCTACAGCACCTCAAAGGAAACGTCAGCCTCGAAAGAAACCATTGGCGAATGGCAAGTGGAGCATGAGTGGGAGAAAAAGTGACACACCCTTGCTGTTGAGATTGTTAATTGCTGTTTTCCCATTTTTAGGTTCCTGGACAAAGATGCTTTAATGTTTTTCATCATTCGAATTAACCTCGAATGATGCAAGCCTTTGGTTTTGGTTATGCCTGCAAACAAGAAGGGTGAGTTACAAAAATTCAAAGGGCGGGTTTGTTTCTGTTCATACCGGAATGCTTTCCCTGCAATTTGAACCAGCTGAAGCCAAGATGGGAAGGTCAAAGAATCAACAGTTACAGAGATAATATATAACAGCTTCTCGTTGAGATGATGGAGATTCCTCCATCGGATACTATAGTTGTCTTTCATTCATTTTGATTCCACATATAGTGTCAAcctgagtttattttttttggaataaactTGTCATTGAATGTCATCGTTGCTCGAGGCGGATAAATTTCTTCCTCCGAAGTTTCTTTTCTTGTAGTTATTAAGCTGCTTTTGAGCTTTACTTTCTTTTCACATTGAGAAACTGGGAGTGCCATCTTAAGAGTTGAGGATTGTTGCAGTCCGTACAAATTGCTCTCCTCTCATATTTTCTCTACAATTTTAATTCTCATCAtgacaataaaaattatattatcaaagAGTCAAGAGGAAACGAGTAAGTGAATAACTGTGTGCCAAAATATTTCAACCATCACGTGAATAACTATGATTGAGTTCAAAATTTCTAAAGAACAGGGAAAGAGCACACCAGGGCATCAAAGTTTCAACCAAATGTCAGCCATGACCAATTAAAGACAGGTATCTTGTTTGGACTCGGCAGAAACTAGAAATCTCAGAAGTGAAActctctcttttcattttcataggCAACTAAATAAAGGCTGTTTTTACATCCTGTTTTAGTATACTGAAGATGAAGTTTGCTTGAGCGAAACTAACACCAGCAAGGATCAATGAAGCACCAAAAGAATGAATTGACCCCACTTGAGAACGAACTATGCAGTCTTTAACCCAAAATTAATGTCAAAACACAAGAATCTTGCAAATAGCTGCCCCCTATTCACGTAGCAAGTAGATTCAGAGTCTTGGAGGCAGCCACAGAAACCCCCCTCATCCTTCGGAAAAGATTTAGGCAGTGGATGTTCTGGAATCACACCAAGAATGGGGGGAGAGAGATGCTGGCATAAAGAATCGCGACAAACCATATCAATAGCTGTATGAGCAGGTGTCTCATACCGAGCGACTGTAACAGCCAAGCCAGGACCATCAGATAGCTGAAAAACTGATTGAATCTTGCTGTGGAACAGGATTAACACGCGGGTTAGGCACAGATGGTATAGTTCATAGATGTTGTAGAAGCAGAAGTGATTACCCTTTCCCAAATGTGGGTTCTCCATATAAAACAGCACGTTTATTGTCTTTCAATGCACCAGCCAATATTTCACTTGCGCTTGCAGTTCCCTTGTTCACCTAATTGAAATTCAGAGCAGAGTGAGTGGTTCCTGATCAAAGGTTTGGTGATGAAAACATGGAAATCAAGCACATAACTATAAAATCCCAGAAAAGTAAAGCTCTTTGCCCAAACACACACAGAGAAACAATGATGATGTGGTAGAAACTTAATACCACGGGAGAACAAATAGTAAGAATGAAGAAATTTGCAGAAGCTTAATCACATGCAAAACAGTTCTTTTATATTGCAACCATATGATATTGGAAATTGAAAGAGTGAGAGTTTGTGACCGCTCATACACAGAGAAGACATCAGATTGAATCATTAGAGCCTTCAAGACAACTGGGAGTTCATAAAACTGCTCAAGT is part of the Populus alba chromosome 10, ASM523922v2, whole genome shotgun sequence genome and encodes:
- the LOC118048941 gene encoding cell wall / vacuolar inhibitor of fructosidase 1; protein product: MKNSLSLSFIFLSPSLFTATLLLASQCITVQSAANDLIAQTCKQTPYYSLCVASLKSVPKSSGADVRGLALIMVDIVRAKASTALRFINQELKRSPGLRRPLRFCASSYDAILTADIPEAIEALQKGDPKFAEDGTNDAAVEATSCEDGFHGKSPLANLNKEVHDTSVVASAITRLLL
- the LOC118048940 gene encoding small acidic protein 1-like, giving the protein MRPMRVDFFADMEEQGSTVAMDVDDVDTLEMLGEGVINTEKKLADADFFNYFEDDFDDFDIN
- the LOC118048938 gene encoding uncharacterized protein codes for the protein MESFASGCGRGTGPVLLTTKPWSNPSSQKPLISLWKLKKPYFFFYSHCYSTTTRCSSNNRWDPNAETRRFNFKFKFRDKNGDSVQVEEDEKGGSTRKGKKRKRRWWSDQDEEPPGILEEAIDSLWVLQLAKSYGWMFPPIVITSLLATGPKAFLMVLALSVGQSALTFAFQKLLGKTQSKPKRKVRKRRKTTGSTVNDADIGDEEQDKEGAVKGRMGYRSWVVDDNGSFNKDNQDAPNFGGWDEFDATAPQRKRQPRKKPLANGKWSMSGRKSDTPLLLRLLIAVFPFLGSWTKML